In Humulus lupulus chromosome 7, drHumLupu1.1, whole genome shotgun sequence, the following are encoded in one genomic region:
- the LOC133789428 gene encoding germin-like protein subfamily 1 member 20, whose amino-acid sequence MKVVYFLLPLAVLALETSIATASDPSPLQDFCVAVDEPHKSLFVNGKFCKDPKLVKAKDFFFSGLNTLRDINNPVGSNVTQMNMDKIPGLNTLVISLARIDYDPYGQKPHHIHPRGSEILVVVKGTLYVGSVSSNQDGNRLFTKVLKEGEVFVFLIGMIHFQFNPEHTPAVAFAGLSSQNAGVIIIANTVFGSNPSIKPNILARAFQVDKNVINYLHKQFWYDNN is encoded by the exons ATGAAAGTTGTCTATTTTCTTCTCCCACTAGCTGTTTTGGCTTTGGAAACTTCCATTGCCACTGCCTCTGACCCAAGCCCTCTCCAGGACTTTTGTGTGGCTGTTGATGAACCCCACAAATCTT TATTTGTGAATGGAAAGTTTTGCAAGGATCCCAAACTTGTAAAGGCTAAAGATTTCTTCTTTTCTGGCCTCAACACTCTAAGAGACATAAACAACCCAGTTGGATCTAATGTGACACAAATGAACATGGATAAGATTCCAGGACTCAACACTCTTGTAATATCATTGGCTCGCATTGACTATGATCCATATGGCCAAAAACCACATCACATTCACCCTCGCGGCTCTGAAATCCTAGTGGTCGTTAAGGGAACTCTCTACGTGGGTTCTGTGTCCTCCAACCAAGATGGAAACCGTCTGTTTACAAAGGTTCTAAAAGAGGGAGAAGTGTTCGTATTCCTAATAGGTATGATTCACTTCCAGTTCAATCCAGAACACACCCCAGCAGTCGCATTTGCCGGTCTTAGTAGCCAAAACGCAGGAGTGATCATCATTGCAAACACTGTATTTGGATCAAATCCTTCCATCAAACCTAATATTCTTGCTAGAGCCTTCCAAGTGGACAAGAATGTTATCAACTATCTCCATAAGCAATTCTGGTATGACAACAACTAA